The following are encoded together in the Diachasmimorpha longicaudata isolate KC_UGA_2023 chromosome 3, iyDiaLong2, whole genome shotgun sequence genome:
- the LOC135161045 gene encoding mitochondrial fission 1 protein, with protein MEDVLDEIVSSEDLKKFERTYSEHLRSSSVTQKVQFEYAWCLVRSRYPGDIRKGIVLLEDLFSNYGDSEKRDCLYYLAIGNARIREYSKALHYVRAFLQVEPGNQQVQHLEGLIKKKMEKEGLVGMAVAGGVIVGLAGLLGLGIAMAKSSKS; from the exons AAATTCGAGAGGACCTACAGCGAGCACTTGAGGTCATCTTCAGTGACCCAAAAGGTTCAATTTGAGTATGCCTGGTGTTTAGTGAGGAGCAGATATCCAGGAGACATCAGAAAAGGAATCGTACTGCTCGAGGATTTATTCAGCAATTACGGAGACAGTGAAAAGAGGGATTGCCTGTATTATTTAGCCATTGGGAACGCCCGAATCAGA GAATACAGTAAAGCCTTGCACTATGTCAGGGCATTCCTTCAGGTAGAACCTGGGAATCAACAGGTCCAACATTTGGAGggtttgattaaaaaaaaaatggaaaaag AAGGACTAGTAGGTATGGCAGTAGCTGGTGGAGTAATTGTGGGTCTTGCAGGCCTCTTGGGCCTAGGGATTGCAATGGCCAAAAGCTCCAAATCTTAG